TCACCACCCGCGCCGGCGGTGTCAGCGCGCCCCCCTGGGACACGCTCGACCTCGGCCTCGCCGTCGGGGACGACCCGGCGCACGTGCGGGAGAACCGTGCGCGCGTGGCGGCGTGGGCCGGGGCGCCGGTCGCCTGGGCCCGGCAGGTGCACGGGTCCGCGGTGCACGTGCTGGGCTCGGTCGCCGAGGCCGGTGCCGACGCGGTGGCGGACGCCGACGCGCTCGTCACGGCGCTGCCCGGGACCGCCGTCGGCGTGCTCGTCGCGGACTGCGTCCCCGTGCTGCTCGCCGACCCGGTCGCCCGGGTCGTCGGCGCGGTGCACGCGGGCCGACGCGGCCTCGTCGCGGGCGTGCTCCAGGCGGCGGTCGGGGCGCTCGTCGCCCGGGGCGCGGACCCCGCCCGGGTGCGCGCGGTCGTCGGACCGGCGATCTCGGGCCCCCGCTACGAGGTCCCCGAGGAGCTGCAGCGCGAGGTCGCGGCCGTCGTGCCCGCCACGGCCTGCATGACCGACCGGGGCACGCCCGGCCTCGACCTGCCCGCGGGCGCGGCGGCCGTGCTGCGCGGGGCCGGCGTCGGGGACGTGCGGCTCACGGGGTGGTGCACGGACACCGACGCGCGCTTCTACTCGCACCGGCGGGCGCAGCGCGCGGGAGAGGTCACGGGGAGGTCCGCCGGCGTGGTCGCGCTGCTCTGACCGCCGCGGCCGGCCAGCACGGCGGCCGACACGCCGCGTGTCGCAGCAGGGCGGCGCGCTGCGCCGTTGCTAGCGTGACGTCGCAGGACCTTTCAGCAATGCGGATGGAGTGATCGCGATGGCCGGAGCGCTGCGCAAGACCATGCTGTACCTCGGGCTTGCCGACGACCGTGGCGAGCACGACCAGTACGTCGACGAGTACGACGAGCCGGAGG
This is a stretch of genomic DNA from Cellulomonas sp. ES6. It encodes these proteins:
- the pgeF gene encoding peptidoglycan editing factor PgeF, whose translation is MGVPVLEVDLGPGVRAGFTTRAGGVSAPPWDTLDLGLAVGDDPAHVRENRARVAAWAGAPVAWARQVHGSAVHVLGSVAEAGADAVADADALVTALPGTAVGVLVADCVPVLLADPVARVVGAVHAGRRGLVAGVLQAAVGALVARGADPARVRAVVGPAISGPRYEVPEELQREVAAVVPATACMTDRGTPGLDLPAGAAAVLRGAGVGDVRLTGWCTDTDARFYSHRRAQRAGEVTGRSAGVVALL